TCACCTCCTTTACTTGTAGTCCAGGCGGTAAAGACTGCTTAATTTTGTCAGCCTTTTCTTTATCCTGTACGACAAGGGTGTAAAGGAACCTCGAACAACGGATCTTAAATTTGGTGTTAGtgggatttttcttgatttttacAGCACGCGCATCAGAACGGCGTGCCTTATTAAGAAAATCTTTAACTTCTTTAATTTCCCGTGGCATctgtttaaaaatgtatataaacagtgaaaaaatacattattttaatagaaatactTACATTAATCCAATTTCAGATATATTAATCCACAGAACCTATATTTTGATCGTTGTTGTTCAAGTAGATAGAAGGAAAGGAAAACGACTTTACTTCCGGTTAACGATTTGTATATAAAGGGTTGCATTTTGCTAAATCGAAATCGTTTGAGATATGTTGTAACTACTGTACTAAAGTTCCGCTGAGGTCACGTTTACACTAGACAACTTCTTGCTTTTCGAGGGCTGTCTTTGTATGACTTGACTGGTGAAGTGAGCATATGGAGTTCTAGGATTCTACACATTAGTTATTGGTATCCATAATGATACGTTTTATATTTCATAACCATCCTAGCCATTACCCACCATATTGAGCTTATAAAAAATAGGGAATAggaaaaaaatagtttactaAGTGgttcattaatatttatttccaaTCATCACAAGATCATTCTGCCACTTAGGTATTTtctaaaaaatttatttctgacCCCACCTTGGATTTGACAAGAAAGATTTTGCGGTCGGCAATAAAATGTTCGATTTAGCAAGGGTTGGATAAGTTCGTCGACAAAAGTTACCGCGAAGGTTGCCATACTGTTAGTAAGGCGAAACAAAGGTTTCCGCTCTAATTACTAGAAAACAGCTTAACAGCTGTTTGCTCATTACAAAACATTCCGACAGCATAATGATAGCAAAAATTTGAGAAAACCATCACAGGATGTGAACGGGTATACCCTACCACATTAATTCATGGTGCGTATATGAGAAAAATTTTCCTAGTGGGGTCTGTGGTCTATCAAATCAACTAATTCATAAAAAGATAGACGATTCAGAAATGACCATTACAATGTTCATTACATTATGTGAACGGGTATTCGGTAACCCATTTATGCATGGTGCCTATATAAGATACGTTTTTAAAACGACAAGCTCTAAACTAAAGCGCTGGCATTCTTTAACTTTATATATTCGTCTATCTCACGGTTTGATTGCTCTTTATTctatgaattatttattttgcaacagCATGTGTAAACGGGCTCTAAAATTCGCTGTATCGAGTATTGTTGGAAAGATGTGTATGACTATTTAAAAATCTGCAATTGTCTTGTACATTTGTATTCTTATCCTGAAAGTCAGAAAACGGACGGactaaataaactaaacaataAGTCCACATGTTTATCCTTTAGGCGGATAAAGGGATTTAATCTATTAAGGTTTCAATCAATGcatgtttttgaaaaaatattgtatGCCATCTATGTTCTTCACATTATAATTTTTCAATCTTTTATTCTGTCCGATCTGACTTAAAAATTGTTGGGGCACCAATGTATggattatttataatttgtatatgtGGATAACCCTTTAAAAAACGtcatatagtatatataatgTTATAtcttacatatataatttagCTTATTGTActtaaaagcttaaaaataaatgtaaaagtatACAATGATAAGTTTCATAATACCTATAAACCTACACGTGTGATGTTACTCAACGTACGACGAAATTCAAAACCAAAAATCAGGCACCACCGCTTAATTTTGTGTTCATTGGATTACATATTTCCGTGTGTATAAGTCTTTATTCTCGCTACTTTCTGACACGTTTGGAAAAAATTTTCACACATATCTTGCACTTGGGACACGAACTCGTTTATAttacatgattttatttttaaaccataTACAAGCGCTTTGTTGATCGTTTTATGTAAaccatttaaattcaaaagtCCAAGCCGATTATGGCCCTCAATCATTTCAGGCTATTTTGCATTCATTGCGAACACtccttttatttaaaaaaaatagtatcTTAAAAGTATCTATTTCTTTTGcttcattttttattgaaaatagcCTTTAATCCTTTTTTTGTCGCGTTTTGCACCGAAATAAAGTTACATTGCAGATTTTAACGTACAACATATGAATCAGTTTGattgtatttttatacccgttactcgtagagtaaaatggtatagattcgttgaaaagtatgtaacagttagaagaaagcgtttccgactatataaagtatatatattctagaTCAGGGTcaatagtatatatattcttgatcagcatcaatagccgagtcgatctagccatgtccgtctgtccgtatgaacgtcgagatctcaggaactataaatgCTAGTAAGCCactcccactctaacgccctaaaaccgcccaaaactgcccaAACGCCCATATTTTTAAccattttcgatatttttgcataattttattagtcttaataattaatattaataagtaCCGGCGCTGATATTACTGCGAGTCCCAAAAATCCTCTAGTCTGTTTTAAAGATCTCGGAGCTGGCGAATTCAGAATCGATTCGATCTTTTTCGGATCTGTGGATATTCCACCTAAGCCTATTACAAAGCATATTTGCCTATTTGCAAACTGACCTTTCTTTCTATTCAATGCCAAATCCGCCTCTTGCAATCGCTAAGCCAATTTCTTAAGAACTTTGATGTGCAACAAAAAATCTTCAGAAACCATACCATTCCACCCAGCAACCATATTTTATGAACCAAAACTGTAAACGCTGTAACTGCTTCTGCCTTCTCTTACTGATGTTTTCTAAAATCTCGAAATCCTTTTGGTAATCTAATAATCCCGCGTCCctctttttgggttttcaaTAGGTATCGCTTCATACCGATGTTTACCTAAGTTCTCTTCCTAGAGACCGCTTcttgttttatattaaaaaactcttgttttatagtttttttttttatatcagaGGCTTCTGAGAGTCTTGAAAAGCTTTACTTCTTCCCTATTCCTCCATTTcgaatataaacaaaaatctgCTGATTAACCAACTATTTATTTCTCTTACTTATCTCCTTGCACCGAACTTGCGAGCAACCTTCATAAGTatag
The sequence above is drawn from the Drosophila melanogaster chromosome 2R genome and encodes:
- the RpL38 gene encoding ribosomal protein L38, isoform A, which encodes MPREIKEVKDFLNKARRSDARAVKIKKNPTNTKFKIRCSRFLYTLVVQDKEKADKIKQSLPPGLQVKEVK